The bacterium genomic interval GGGTCAGTGAAATGGGGGATTCTCCTGAAAGTAGGAAGTAGGAGAGTAGGAAAGTAGGAAAGGGGGAGACATTGCCCCCAGAAGAGGAATACCGTGCACATCCTTTATCCCTTTCCTACTTACCTACAACCTACTTACCTACTATTTTCATTGCTTTGTCCTCCGCAGATTAATGTTCATCCCCCCAAAATGACTAACGCATTACGATGGAGATTTTTATGTTAAAGAATAAACAATATTTATCACTTATTGCTGATGGGATAATGAGTGTCATTATCCTCTATCTTGCCTTCTGGGTGCGATTTGGTGGACATCTGACCAACATAGAATTTGACCAATTTTATACCGTTTTACCTGTCTTTATTTTAGTTCGTCTGGCAAGTTTCTATTTCTTTGGGCTTTATCGTGGACTATGGCGTTATGCCAGTCTTCAGGATTTCATTATCATTATCCAGGCAGTAACCTGTAGTATGATTGTAATGGTCGTGATTATCTTTTTTGCCCGTTGGTCATTCCCAAGAACCGTTTTACTTATAGATTGGGCATTTAGTATTATCTTTATTAGCGCCCGGAAATTTTTGCCAAGATTAATCCGGGAATTTCAATGGAAACAAACTGAGAAAAAAAGAGTTCTTATTGCTGGAGCCGGTGATGCGGGTGAAATGATAGTTAGAGAAATCAAAAGTAATCCTGATTCTGAATATAGAGTTGTCGGGTTTATTGATGACCATCATCAAAAACAAGGTATGCGAATCCATGGCATAGAGGTCATTGGGAAAAAAGAGGATATACCGCATCTGGTTACAAATAAAAAAATCGATGAGGTAATTATTGCGATGCCTTCTGTTCCTGGAAAGATTATCTATAAGATTGTCTCTATTTGTAATGAGATTGGTGTCCAGTGTAAAACTATTCCTGGACTGGGCGAGTTAATTAGAGGGGATGTAAGCATTAAGGGATTGCGGGATATTCATCTTGAAGATTTGTTACGCCGACCACCTGTAACTCTAAATCTGGACGAAATATCAGCCTATCTTCATAACAAATGTATCCTTGTTACAGGTGCCGCAGGCTCGATTGGTGCGGAATTATGCCGTGAAATATTGAATTTCAGCCCTAAAAAATTGATATTATTCGACCATAATGAAAATGACTTATTCTTCCTTGAACACGAATTAAATACAAATAAGGATATTCTAAAAATATGCCTTGGTGATATTAAAGACCGTGCTAAAATGTCATTAGTTATGGAAAGATTTATGCCAGAGGTTATTTTTCATACTGCGGCTCATAAACATGTTCCGATGATGGAATTAAATCCTGAAGAAGCAGTCAAAAATAATATCATTGGAACAAAGATTTTAACTGAATTAGCCGAAAAATATCATATTGCAAAATTTATTTACATCTCTACAGATAAAGCCGTCAACCCAACAAGTATTATGGGAGCAACTAAACGGGTAGGAGAACTCTTAGTTCAAAATAGAAAAGGGCAAACGCAATTTATCAGTGTCAGATTTGGTAATGTTCTGGGAAGTGCAGGTAGTGTCGTGCCGTTATTTCGCAAACAAATTGAGGAAGGCGGACCTGTCACCGTAACCCATCCTGAAGCCACGCGTTACTTTATGACCGCTCCCGAGGCTGTAAACCTTATAATTCAGGCAGGGGCAATGGGTAAAGGAGGCGAAGTATTTATCCTCGATATGGGAGAACCAGTCAAAATCACAGACCTGGCTCGTGACCTGATTATGTTATCAGGATTTGAACCAGATAAAGATATTGAAATAAAATTTATTGGACTAAGACCTGGCGAGAAACTAC includes:
- a CDS encoding nucleoside-diphosphate sugar epimerase/dehydratase — encoded protein: MLKNKQYLSLIADGIMSVIILYLAFWVRFGGHLTNIEFDQFYTVLPVFILVRLASFYFFGLYRGLWRYASLQDFIIIIQAVTCSMIVMVVIIFFARWSFPRTVLLIDWAFSIIFISARKFLPRLIREFQWKQTEKKRVLIAGAGDAGEMIVREIKSNPDSEYRVVGFIDDHHQKQGMRIHGIEVIGKKEDIPHLVTNKKIDEVIIAMPSVPGKIIYKIVSICNEIGVQCKTIPGLGELIRGDVSIKGLRDIHLEDLLRRPPVTLNLDEISAYLHNKCILVTGAAGSIGAELCREILNFSPKKLILFDHNENDLFFLEHELNTNKDILKICLGDIKDRAKMSLVMERFMPEVIFHTAAHKHVPMMELNPEEAVKNNIIGTKILTELAEKYHIAKFIYISTDKAVNPTSIMGATKRVGELLVQNRKGQTQFISVRFGNVLGSAGSVVPLFRKQIEEGGPVTVTHPEATRYFMTAPEAVNLIIQAGAMGKGGEVFILDMGEPVKITDLARDLIMLSGFEPDKDIEIKFIGLRPGEKLHEEILTAEEGVNATFHKQIFIAKPDIIDVGTLETKINELTYLAEKGDRKGIVQKLMEFVPNYNPNSNEK